The uncultured Methanomethylovorans sp. genome contains a region encoding:
- a CDS encoding HAMP domain-containing sensor histidine kinase — MNQQIQYTETFNQISLLYELSLSIGNSLDINDNCDVFLKKLISRKRLTYVSVWIKDEYLSFTNTNSATLVYANPEYYIMRREIPLSHPIFFDISYESAQCINSCDERFKDFINENKFTTGSCIIYPLKNYGRLKLYWTKELEDPEYVANQLNNVISKFAFSLEACLFHKKSLWEKEEKRKALEDKILAESLNRAKSEFLANMSHELRTPLNSIIGFSDLLLTGNCGELNEKQIRFTSNISNSGKDLLNIINDILDLSKIEAHQMKLNYENISIKQIVDEIMTTLKPLASNNNLHLDASPVENTIIKADKIKMKQILLNLTGNAIKFTPPGGYVTISSSVNDGMVNIQVKDTGIGISQEDQQKLFEPFKQIDSTFSRKYNGTGLGLSLVKKMVEMHKGRVSLKSELGKGSIFIISLPVDCT, encoded by the coding sequence ATGAATCAACAGATACAGTACACTGAAACCTTTAACCAAATATCTCTTCTCTATGAACTATCTCTTTCTATAGGGAATTCACTTGATATTAACGATAATTGTGATGTGTTTCTGAAAAAACTCATATCCAGAAAAAGACTAACTTATGTTTCTGTCTGGATAAAAGATGAATATCTCTCGTTTACTAATACAAATAGTGCCACCCTGGTATATGCAAATCCCGAGTACTATATTATGCGAAGGGAAATTCCACTTTCACACCCAATATTTTTCGATATTTCTTATGAAAGTGCCCAGTGTATTAATTCTTGCGATGAAAGGTTCAAGGATTTTATTAATGAAAATAAATTCACAACGGGTTCATGTATAATTTATCCTCTTAAAAATTATGGGAGATTGAAACTTTATTGGACAAAAGAGCTTGAAGATCCTGAATATGTGGCCAACCAACTGAATAATGTCATATCCAAATTCGCATTTTCACTCGAAGCTTGTCTTTTTCACAAAAAATCTTTGTGGGAAAAGGAAGAAAAGAGAAAAGCACTCGAAGATAAGATACTTGCAGAATCTTTAAATCGTGCTAAAAGTGAATTTCTTGCAAATATGAGCCATGAACTGCGCACACCTCTTAATTCAATAATTGGTTTTTCAGATCTGCTGCTTACTGGAAATTGCGGAGAACTTAATGAAAAACAAATCAGATTTACAAGTAATATATCAAATAGCGGAAAAGACCTGCTGAACATAATAAATGACATTCTGGATCTTTCAAAGATTGAAGCACATCAGATGAAACTCAATTATGAGAATATATCCATAAAGCAGATTGTTGATGAAATTATGACGACTCTTAAACCCCTGGCATCTAACAATAATTTACATTTAGATGCTTCACCAGTTGAAAATACGATAATAAAGGCTGATAAAATAAAAATGAAACAGATATTGTTAAATCTAACTGGAAATGCAATCAAATTCACACCACCCGGAGGATATGTCACCATTTCCTCATCTGTAAATGATGGTATGGTCAACATTCAGGTAAAAGACACTGGCATAGGTATTTCCCAGGAAGATCAGCAAAAACTGTTCGAGCCATTTAAGCAAATTGATTCAACCTTCAGCCGAAAATATAATGGAACTGGACTGGGCCTTTCTCTTGTAAAAAAAATGGTTGAGATGCACAAAGGAAGAGTATCTTTGAAAAGTGAATTGGGAAAAGGCAGCATTTTTATCATATCTTTACCAGTCGACTGCACATAG